The window ATCTTTATAGATAATGGCAGAAAAAAAAACAAGTCCGGTTGTTAAGGACGTTAAAAGCGAATTGGTTTTTACCAAGAAAAACTATCAGTTATTGTTAATCAGCATTGCTATTGTAGTGGTTGGTTTTATTTTAATGATGGGCACCACAGGTGATATTTACGATTTCAGAAGAACATTACTGGCACCTGTAGTTGTGCTTTTCGGCTTCGCTTTCGGGGTTTACGCCATTCTTAAAAAATAACATCCATTACAGGAAGATATCTGGAAAACGCTTAATTTTTAGTTGAGCGTTTTCTTTATTTTTTGCTATTTCAAAACAAATATGAACTCTTTTG is drawn from Pedobacter sp. HDW13 and contains these coding sequences:
- a CDS encoding DUF3098 domain-containing protein translates to MAEKKTSPVVKDVKSELVFTKKNYQLLLISIAIVVVGFILMMGTTGDIYDFRRTLLAPVVVLFGFAFGVYAILKK